In the genome of Mercurialis annua linkage group LG8, ddMerAnnu1.2, whole genome shotgun sequence, the window GAGAGAGAAGGACGGAAAACATACCTCGATCAGCCAAGATATCTGGGATTCCTGGCAGGCCGTCTGGGCGTCAGAGGACGAGAAGAAGAAGTCCGATGTAGCTCGCGCtaatcggatgagcgagcctGCTGGAGCCGGTTCCGGACCAGTACGCCACACAGGGGGATCCCGTTCCGCCATCAGACATATGGATGTGTTGGTTTGTTTCTagaattctttttttatttataactatcttttattttctgattttctgatgaactaacaaattgtttattattcttttaggCTGACGAGCTCGGCCGCAAGCCTACCGCAACGGAGCTGTATACTCGGATGCACTCCACGAAAGCTGATAAGGGTGTCATGGTAGACAAGAGGGCCCAAGACATGAGTGTAAGTCATAAACAATCTAATTTTAGTAGTTGTTTTACTTTACTCAagtgttagattaaattagtgtaaaatgtgttttaatttaaattgtaaatgttagattaggtgtgttaacagccggtgggttgtatatgaaatctatatgtttgcaggatgtccctgaaaaatgggtgttgatcaaattatagaggaaatgctgccgaattttcgtTAGGATTTATACTTACATTTCATATGTTATACGTTTTAATTAGCCGTtatgtgatatatatgtttttcaatctttttgtaGGATGCAATTGCTCAGAGACTTGCTGCTGCATCGCAGCCGCCGACCGGAGAGGGTGGTTCGTCTAGCACAGCAGAAGTCGACGAGACGCAGCTATTTCTGGAtatcgagggcgtcaacaagaagcgGCGTGTCTACGGGTTGGGTTCAGCGACTAGTGCCTACGTGGATACGACGACGTCTAGTAGGGCGAGGACCAGGTCCACACAGTCACAGCGAACTGAGGAGGAGATCGAGCGGCGTGTGCGGGCGGGGATCCAGGACGGACTGCGCCAGATTACCACTGAGGTGGAGGATCTCCGTGCCCAGCAGGCGAGAACCAATGAGAGGATGGCCGAGATTATTCAGGCCGAGATGGCGAAGATGATGCAGACTCTTCCTCCGCAGTATCGCCCACCCCCAGGTCCTtcagacgatgacgacactccgactttgtagtgtcacgtttgtatttctgacattttgtattttgtcacttttatacattttgtgttatcttgttttgtatattttcttacgatatgtaaaatataacatgtttttatatgaaatcgGTCGTTTTTGGAAATTGAGTTTTAATGAGAGTTGCAAACAATAGATTTTACAGATTTTAATCGTCGTGAATTGAATAGGAAAAACGGACGGAAAATAGATAATTTTGTCCAAATTGCGACaacatttgcgacggaatcaattccgtcgcaaatattgacaatttgcgacggactcaattccgtcgcaaatattgacaatatgcgacggaattgattccgtcgcaaacttgtcccattttgcgacggaattgagtccgtcgcaaattgtcaatatttacgacggaattgattccgtcgcaaattgtttaaatccgtcgccaatacgtctcctttttcattttttgggagACGACATTGGCGACGGTGTGTTTGGTTATGGCGACGGGCTGGCCGTCGCCATATTTGCGACGCTCTGGTCGCTAATATTTTAGCGACCAGATCTTTTGCGACGGACTAAGTCCGTCGCAAATAcacatttgcgacggaatatgagtgatttgcgacggaattgtccGTCGCAAAATCACTGAAATCCAGTAgtgtttgttttaattttcattgtataattcgcttacttgttggactaagttaattgttttgtttcaccTATTCGTGCGAGTAGCACGcgggatgatttatttcatgcggTTATGGTAATTACCttatttttggtttgattgtgagtcgaacttttgttcagaccctgttttgatatatatattgttgttggatcaaaatctttgggtttcgatattgagaaagatgagggaaatattccTTTGGATTGGTTGACGATTTCTGAGTATCCTAGGACGGATATTagaaactctgaaccgagaagatagatcggtgtattaatacactagtgtttccatcaagtctgatgatgcgatgcgggagctggcggtaagttttgtaggatcataatgatgtgttatttctttgggaataagCTCAGTATAAATTGAGGTTAGTGGGATATCTTATATGATAGAGTTATAATGAAGTTATTAGGATGAGTTGTCTTATATCATCAAgtgttgctaggttgcaagtaaggaatttgagaaatattttgaggttatcgagtgcacatctcacagactgtaacgtctagcaaatatttttattgcgaagttgatttcaaaggttgaattgttgaaatatttgaaatattttcaatacgtaattgtgcccagacatatcatgaacatgcattttgaatgtcacgaataggtttgcattgaacactgagtatgttcactaaataaaagataaattaataattgatacacgcataatagaaatgattagggttggatgcaactctttggggatgagagttGTCATCGCCCtggtgcacaattatgtaaaatagatttttaccaataaagtgttttgaggaaagtattttgaaacaaactcgtgagtccctttggggtaaacgtatttataaaattgtggaatttcaaatgattttgaaacttttaccgaaaggtagctagacaaatactttgtgatgatggtgatggataTTGGACGTTTACGTTGTGAGTGTTTGATCTGTAgtatcagaatcttgtggttataAGTAAGAATGAATTTGAGGATGCACTCGAGATTTAGTTGTATCAAGTGCGGTGCATGGTTAGATTTAGCATAGAAAGCATTCGTGATAACTtacgatttgtgatttaaggatttgtggattaaggatgttggttatgctcatgtgtgtatATACGCTACGATTTTAAACTTTATCTTTCcaaatttgaaattgtccaaagtATTTTGGTGTGCTGATATAAaggtatgtttataaacaagagatttacattgctgattttacctttctgaggaaagggatatattttgtaaaaaaaaaaattgattcaaaaagggataataaatttttcgcttgagcgattcTTCAATTGTATtgttgtttgagaaaatttagaagcgacttGAAATTttgggatgtttgaaacatcaatgtgtattttgaatacaaaatattttgccacagtttattttaaagtataaactatttaaaaagtcTTAGCAAGTTGAATGAAAGAGAACATAcattttgtcagttgaactgttttGTAGATTTACAATGTTTTggaaagtaagaggaaatttcggatttaaatgtggaggttttgaaattttccaatggtttgcaaaaccgatggtttttcaacggttaaggtatttcgattttgaatgaaaaaggaggtgtaagacatAGAGTTTTTAAACAAAgtggaaatttttttattgtatataaaatattttgtattaaaagattttatacccacaggggttggttttgagcataactgaCAAAccggtcgtagtaaactggtcgtATTGATCTTTCGTTGTAACGGGGTTATAGTAAATTTATGgaataattttaagaatttgagtttgaTTGGTTATACGAGATAGTTGAATTGAGAATTGAGAATCAGGAATAGGGTTAATAGGTTTTGACAAGCATGGTTGGTTGAtagattttgttaattgatggtGTTGTAGTAATGATTGTATATCATTTTGATCATGGTTGAACAATTGTTGTGAGAGACAAAATTTTTAAGTCgtcagatgcagtcaatgttcagtgtagtcgtggcgttatgtttctaagtgattggaagaatcattttGATGGATACTGTCTATCACTGATATTGAAATTTTTGTTATCATGAGAGAGGTCCGCTTTTCTTGAATTGCGATATGCGTCCTTGAGTTGGTGATTAATCGTTAGGATTGGGTGATTATTATAGTGTTTGCGGTGGAAACGAAATATTATCTAAAGTTCATTGAGTTTTGTTATGGATTATTTGATGTCGAGATGTTATAAGTGGATGTAAGAAGTtattttagaacgatagattttaaCAGCTATGTTgcagtgttattgttttgattaaGGCAAAAGAGTTTAGACTTTGGAGAACAACAGCTTAGTTAGCGCTTAATCTTATCTTGGACATTGGGATTCTATAATAGATAAGTTTCGAACTGGTTTTGGAAACCACTCCgatatagagtaattgtgactctcggATGAATAGTTGTGTTATATTTAACTGGAGcatctaattgataaaaacataatttggtacatatgtgtgttgtgatcgCTCATATTGCGAACCAGTGTCAGTTTCGAGATTCGTTCTTTATTAATCAACCAAGTATTGTGTAATAGAGTTAGTTTGATCTTAGTTGATCTCACTAGAGTTGCGTGTTGTTTCTGCCTAGTGGAAGTTGTGTCGGTACTTTGGTGACTTTTGGGTATGTTCGTTATCTTTTTGCCACTGGAGGTTGTTTTGAgggacaacctgttgagttttggTTACGCGCGTGCGTATGCCGTTGGGCATGGAATACCATCAACTACAGTTGGGTTGGTTTCTTGGTTTTAATCTGTTATTTAATGACAGAGGTCGTTTGCAGTTTCATTATATTTTGTTGTCCTGGTTTACGATAGGTATCTTGTGGATTCGTTTTCTTATCGGCTTGGTACATTTGTTCAGCTGCTCGCGTAATTTTATGTTACGTGGTACGTcgatggttttgttttaaattcgaggacgactttttaattagttgggaagaatgtaatatcccggaaatttttagatttttctaAATGTATTTTCGGAAATAATTTGAGTTTTTCGGGTGGCGGTTCAAttcgtaatttaatttttggttcggttcaaatTTCAGAATTTTTATGTGGTCCTTTTATtttggtggttcaaccaaaaggttGAACCACCACCTTTGAATCAGGTCTCGAAAGAGACCTGACTCAATTTTGgtaagtctcgttcgagaattgtgattttcgaacgagacctcagcattttgagctgagtctcgttcgagaatcacaatTCTCGACCGAGAATTCTTCTTGTTCtactggtctcgttcgagaccagcagaaCCCTTGCGAGAAGGGCCTTTTAGACCTTCGCACCTCCCATTCCTTCctatatttacgttttaatttaaccctaattcattctccacacaacaagcaaaccctagccacctttaACACTCATTTTCACTAAGAAACTTTGCTGAAATCATCCCTCAAAGTTGCTGATCCGGTAAGCTTCTTTAATTCATTGAATTTCAGTTTCAACGTttgaacggcattacgtaattttgatcgttctccttcgcttgtaaacgtttgactaaaatcgctacaaaggtgaaacgtttttatttgtttcgtaacattagtaaacgtttggcttcaatcgctaaaaaggggaaacgtttgaatttgtttaataacatttgtaaacgtatggcataaatcgctaaaaaggtgaaatgtttagatttaattcgtaacgttttaaatgtttggcttaaatcgctaaaatgggtaaacatttgtatttgtaaacgtttggcttaaattgctaaaaaggtgtaatgtttggttttgtttcgtaacatttgtaaactttcggcttacatcactaaaaaggtgaaacgtttggatttgtttcgtaacgtttgtaaagtttggcttaaattgcttaaaaggtgaaacgcttggatttgtttcggaatgtttgtaaatgtttgacttaaattactaaaaaggtgaaacgcttggatttgtttcggaatgtttgtaaatgtttggcttaaattgctaaaattgtgaaacgtttgtatttgtttcgtaacgtttgttaacgtttggcctaaattgctaaaaaggtgaaacgctttgttttattttattatatttgtaaaggtttggcttaaatcgctaaaaatgtgaaacgtttgcatttgtttcataatgttttaaacgtttggttttgtttcataacgtttgtgaacgtttggcttaaatcgctaaaaaggtgaaacattcggatttgtgtttgtaacgtttgtaaacatttggcttaaattgcaaaaaaggcaaaacgtttggatttgtttcgtaatgtttgtaaatgtttggctgaaatcgctaaaaaggtgaaacgtttggatttgtttcgtaacatttctaaatatttggtttaaatattaaaaaaggtgaacacttggatttgtttcgtaacatatgcaAACGtgtttcttaaattgctaaaaagatgaaacgcttggatttgtttcgtaacgtatgtaaacgtttggcttaaatttctaaaaacgtgaaacatttggattcgtttcataacctttgtaaacgtttggcttaaatcgttaaaaaagtgaaacgtttggattcgtttcgtatcgtttgtaaacgtttggtattaatcgctaaaaaggtcaaacattttgatttatttcgtaacgtttgtaaacgtttggcttcaatcgctaaaaaggtttggatttgtttcgtaacgtttggcataaatcgttaaaaaggtgaaatttttggatttgtttcgtaacgttttaaacgtttggcttaaatcgctaaaatgaggaaacatttgtatttgttttgtaacgtttgtaaacgtttggcttaaattgctaaaaacgtgtaatgttttgttttgtttcgtaacatttgtaaatgttcggcttacaatgctaaaaaggtgaaacttttggatttgtttcgtaacgtttgtaaacgtttggcttaaattgcttaaaaggtgaaacgtttggcttaaattgctaaaaaggtgaaacgcttagatttgtttcggaacgtttgtaaatgtttggcttaaattgctaaaaaggtgaaacacttggatttgtttcgtaacgtttgttaacgtttggcctaaattgctaaaaagatgaaacacttggttttgttttgttacatttgtaatggttcggcttaaatcgctaaaaatgtgaaacgtttggat includes:
- the LOC126659895 gene encoding uncharacterized protein LOC126659895 is translated as MRGQGGSGDPTRGRGRRGNPARGRGRGNPAVRAPVEDIPVQDQQQEVEAAPPVQPRQPGEPPAELDDQGRALCFPDASRERLLNSGPVSRSMREIFRKCWFENGRAWRFLTPEQRDFYWEEFKKEYWWDTADYSDDVIKGVFMTHAANRYKDVIHRMREKDGKHTSISQDIWDSWQAVWASEDEKKKSDVARANRMSEPAGAGSGPVRHTGGSRSAIRHMDVLADELGRKPTATELYTRMHSTKADKGVMVDKRAQDMSDAIAQRLAAASQPPTGEGGSSSTAEVDETQLFLDIEGVNKKRRVYGLGSATSAYVDTTTSSRARTRSTQSQRTEEEIERRVRAGIQDGLRQITTEVEDLRAQQARTNERMAEIIQAEMAKMMQTLPPQYRPPPGPSDDDDTPTL